A region of the Thamnophis elegans isolate rThaEle1 chromosome 1, rThaEle1.pri, whole genome shotgun sequence genome:
acaaacagacagacagacagacagatagacagacagacagacagacagacagataagagatagatagatagatagatagatagatagatagatagatagatagatagatagatagatagatagatagatagatagatagataggcaggcaggcaggcaggcaggcaggcaggcaggcaggcaggcaggcaggcaggcaggcagacagacagacagacagacagacatgaaagaaaacaaagaaacaataaCAAACTGAAAAGTGTGAAAAAAGATTAGTGTACAAAGGAACCTGCTAATCAATCTTAGAGTGAATGATTAACCTAATCTGAAATTGTGGTTCAAAAACTATAAGGATTCAGATAAAAACTACTGATAACTAAAAAGAATGATTGAACCAAATCTTTATTAGAGTTATATGAGTTTTCCTACTGCTAGCAGAGAGAAGGACAACTTCCAGATACTTGAAACAGGAGACCTGCTCAGTCTTTTGCCCATCTAAACTCCAGGAGTGGCTCTTGGGCCTCTTGGCAAATGCCATGATTCTGATTATCTGATATTTGTGAACTAGATAATGTTCCCTGCAATATTCTGCTAGTACTTCCAATGTTCTTTTAAGGCCCATAGATATTCTTGAGAGTAATGCTGTGTCATGTGAATACAACAGAAATGTGACTTccagcaagtgtgtgtgtgtgtctgtgtttgtgtttttgtgtgtgtgtgtctgtgtctgtgtctgtgtgtgttggaTTCATGTTGAGGAGAAGGAGTTGATATAGAAATTAAAAAGGAGTAGGGTCAATAATATCCTTCCTTTATACCTTTCTTAGTTCTGATGACCTTGGAGAGTTGGCCCTGGAGATTATTCTTACTTTGAATGAGATCCCTTCATGAAgcatacttattttttaaaaagtagatgtCACTCAATTGACGAGGTCTCCAATTTTAAAATCTATGAAAGTGACATATAGGGATTTTGTGTTGTGGAGTGAGGATTTTTCTATGAGATGATAGacctgtgatggggaacctatagtatgtgtgccacaggtggcacagggAGCCATTTCCAAGAGCACATGAGATATTGCTCTGTGAGCTCCAGTGTGCACTGggcagctgattttggccttggttttcagccatttttgtccttcaggaggcttcaggaggtttccctgaagcctccggagtgagAAAAACGATTCAACATGGAAACCAGaggtcagaaaatgggccatttctggcaTCCGGATTGCCTCTGCGGGTGGGAGAggcaatttttgccctcctcgggctcctagaaagcctctgaagcttggggagggcaaaaaacgggtccTATGTGCCATCACATGGAAAAGTGGAGGGGAGGGTggtcaactgcgcatgcgcggGAGGAgagcacatagaattatgggtatggACATGCACGTGCACGACCCCCcacactccccccgcttttggcacatgatggtaaaaaagttagccatcactgtgataGATTATTAGTATTCTATATATATCAATGGTAGATCAGCCTTCCCTAAAGTCAGCCTCCTCCTCTGCACACATGTTTGTTTATTCCATGGAATTTCCATTGTAGGCGTGTTGCATAGAGTTTGGCTAAAGTGGATAACTGCCAGAATCATAGAATCAAAGGGCCAGACGGGACCttcagaggccttctagtccagcaccTAGAACTCTAAGCTTCATTATATTTTGGAAATAGACTCCTGTGCAGTaatttgctctttttaaaaaaataatattttaaaggcaAGAAATATCAAAGCTTGCTTAAATTAAACACTCCCTTTAATGCagaaaaaataactttttgaGGTTTTTACCTTTTCTAAAAGCTAAAGACACATTGGCAAATTTTTGCCAAgaaacatgtatacatgtatgtaatgtatgtatttgtgtgtatgtataaacaCAAACCAATAATAAGGTTTGGAAAGTTGAATTGCAAAATATGAATTTCACACACTTAAATATTTTGAATCAGTAATATTAGTTTTCATTTCCCCACTATGTACACCATGATTCAATCTGACACCACTTCACCACTTCACACACATCCCCTCCAACCCAAGAGCATGCTGCTCCTTACCCACATATCTAGACATATAAAGGTCATGATTCTGGGCATGGGCTGAAATCTGTCACCTGTCAGCCAGAAAGGTGGGTAAGAGCAGGAATGATTATTTATCCAGGCATATTTGGGCATCAACTACATGGGATTTCAGCTGTGAATCAAACTGTGTTTTCTGTTGGGGTAAATTTAATGATGATGAGTTTTCTGAACTGTCAATACTGTCTCCTTAGAGCAATGTCAATGTCTTATGAGATGACGCCACCTTTGTGAGGAACAgaaggggtgaaattcagaaggTAAGCCCTGTGCTGTTCACTCATGGCTGGGAGAAAAAGAGCAACCTGAtcttaaggtaaagataaatatGTTGTTTTATAAGCTGGGGAGAGGGGGTTAAATTGGTCTTGTTTTGTCACAGAAGTCCCCAACAAGAAAAACTGCTGTTTGTTTTGTTATAGACCAACTATTCGTATGGGTAGTCCTTTGGGTTCCAATAAGTTATTATTATGGAATCTGTGGAGATGGTTCTGCAGTCTCAGTCTGGAAGTGCACAGTCTCTAGCACAATAGGACTTGTCCATTGTTGTAGTAATTACATGGTGTTATTCTTTGATGTCTCACACAGTTTTGTCTATCACTTTTTGGCATTGCCTATCTGCAAAACTGGTGGAAGGTCTGTCAGCAGTCACGGCTTCTAGTTCCACTGGCTGGATGTCACAGAGGCATAGTGTTTCCTTCATAGTGTCTTTAAACAATCTTGAGTTCTCAGTCTTTAGTACACCACAGTGTATAGTGGTGAGGTATACTATGATCCAAAACCCTCAGGTTGAAGACATAATCTTGTCAACAAATGTCAAAGATGGCATGTGAAATTTCTTCAGGTATTTAATGTATCATTGTTACAAAGTCCAGGCCACACAAATTTAGGTATATATTTGAGAGTGAAACATAGGGTTGTatatgatgtaaaaaaaagagaaggttCAGTTTACTTGATTTAAGATTATATTTAGAGGTTGTTGTTTAGTTTGGATGAAGGCATGGATGttgctaaaaataataaaaagctttTATAGTTAAAAAGACATGACTTGTGATGTGAGTGACATATTTATAGCATGGTAATGTCAATATTACCAATATGAGAATTTAGAATGAATATAAACCTCCGACCAAGGAGGGCCTAAATATGTTTAATAGCTCACATTGCCAGACTAGCAAGAATGATAACTACAACATCAACAAAACAAAGCAACTTAAAAATGTtaacataatttaaaaatgtgACATAAAGTCAGGATGCTGCTAGGTTAGGAGAAGATTGGGAAGGtataaatatggaataaaattgtCAAAGAAGAAACGTATCCATGAGGATTATGAGCATAGGGGATAATTGTTAATCTTTGAAATTAGTTCTGGTCTCCTGACTTTCTCCACGATCTCTTACTGAGGAAGAAAATGGGGGAAGGAGGAAATTGACTGGCTGGCAGGCAGACATTGAAGTCTAGAGGTTAATTTCATCACCTTCAGGCTACTCTAAAGAAGGAAGGTATCAGTGCCATTCATTTGGGGGCTGTGAATCTCCCCCAGACTTTCTTGAAGGCTGCCTTTACATCTTTGTTGCGTAAACTATAAATCAAAGGATTGATCAAAGGATTGACTACCGTGTAGAACAAAGCATTTGTCTTGTCCCAATTTGGAGTGTGATAAGACTTAGGGGTGGAGTAGATGATAAGCATGGTGCCATAGAAAAGGGAGACAGAGACCAGGTGAGCTGAGCAAGTGGAGAAAGCTTTGCGTCTCCCTGCAGCCGAACGGATACGAATAATGGTTGCCACAATACCAATGTAAGACTTCACAATGACAGCTGTGGCTGTCAGCAAACTGAAACCAATGAGAGCAGTCAGAATGAGTTCATATACTCTTGTGTCATCAAAGGCCATCTTCACAAGTGGTGGCACATCACAAAAGTAGTGGTTGATGATATTATTACCACAGAAGTGTAGGCGGAAAGTGTTACCGGTGTGTGCAATAGCATTGGCAAACCCCATTGTATAGGCTCCCACCACCAACTGGATGCACAGCTTCTTGGGCATGGCAGTGG
Encoded here:
- the LOC116503366 gene encoding olfactory receptor 9G4-like — translated: MEVEDNCTLVTDFVMVGFTIDPFLRTILFVVFLASYILTLTGNLGLIILIYLDSRLHTPMYFFVGSLSFLDVWYSSVYTPRILYDCVSKNNHISLAGCAAQFFFSAGLGWSECFLLAFMAYDRFVAICNPLLYATAMPKKLCIQLVVGAYTMGFANAIAHTGNTFRLHFCGNNIINHYFCDVPPLVKMAFDDTRVYELILTALIGFSLLTATAVIVKSYIGIVATIIRIRSAAGRRKAFSTCSAHLVSVSLFYGTMLIIYSTPKSYHTPNWDKTNALFYTVVNPLINPLIYSLRNKDVKAAFKKVWGRFTAPK